A single Desulfobaculum xiamenense DNA region contains:
- a CDS encoding dicarboxylate/amino acid:cation symporter — MKLYHKIVIGLALGLGAGLVFGENATVLKPIGDIFIRCLKLIVMPLILATLINGVASAGDIRKVGRVGMKTLIYFMVTTAIAVGLGLLVANVMHPGLGLTLGKVEAVTRHEPVTVAQMLVNMVPTNPIDALAEGRALQVIVFALLFGAALSLTGEKGEPIRRFFESLAEVMLKLTDIVINMAPVGVFALIAWTAGKYGADILLPMLKVILAVAITSALHILFSYSAIVALVARISPLDFMKKALEPALVAISTCSSAAAFPFSMRAQRQLGVPEKISGFTLPLALTINMDGTALYQAVGAIFVADAFGMHLSLMQQATVVLTAVLASVGTAGIPGSGLVMLTLVLESVGLPLEGIAIMAGIDRVLDMFRTVTNVVGDNTSGVVVAALEGELDREMCRTPLDQLEDAEPATANA, encoded by the coding sequence ATGAAACTCTACCACAAGATTGTCATCGGCCTTGCACTGGGCCTCGGAGCCGGTCTCGTTTTTGGCGAAAACGCGACGGTTCTCAAACCCATCGGCGACATCTTCATCCGGTGTCTCAAACTCATCGTGATGCCGCTCATTCTCGCCACGCTCATCAACGGCGTGGCCAGTGCGGGAGACATCCGCAAGGTGGGCCGGGTCGGCATGAAGACCCTCATCTACTTCATGGTGACCACCGCCATCGCCGTGGGCCTCGGCCTGCTTGTGGCCAACGTCATGCATCCCGGTCTCGGGCTCACCCTCGGCAAGGTGGAAGCCGTCACCCGTCACGAGCCGGTCACCGTGGCCCAGATGCTGGTGAACATGGTGCCCACCAACCCCATCGACGCTCTGGCCGAAGGCCGGGCCTTGCAGGTCATCGTCTTCGCGCTGCTCTTCGGCGCAGCCCTCTCCCTCACCGGCGAGAAGGGCGAGCCCATCCGCCGCTTCTTCGAATCGCTGGCCGAGGTCATGCTCAAGCTGACCGACATCGTCATCAACATGGCCCCTGTGGGCGTCTTCGCCCTCATCGCGTGGACCGCGGGCAAGTACGGCGCGGACATCCTGCTGCCCATGCTCAAGGTCATCCTCGCCGTGGCCATCACCAGCGCCCTCCACATTCTGTTCTCCTACAGCGCCATCGTGGCCCTCGTGGCCCGCATTTCGCCGCTGGACTTCATGAAGAAAGCCCTTGAGCCCGCACTGGTGGCCATCTCCACGTGCAGTTCCGCCGCGGCCTTTCCCTTCTCCATGCGCGCTCAGCGCCAGCTCGGCGTGCCCGAGAAGATCTCCGGCTTCACCCTGCCGCTGGCCCTGACCATCAACATGGACGGCACCGCCCTCTATCAGGCCGTGGGCGCCATCTTCGTTGCCGACGCCTTCGGCATGCATCTCTCGCTCATGCAGCAGGCCACCGTGGTGCTCACCGCAGTGCTGGCCTCCGTGGGCACGGCGGGCATCCCCGGCAGCGGACTGGTCATGCTGACCCTCGTCCTCGAATCCGTGGGCCTGCCGCTGGAAGGCATCGCCATCATGGCGGGCATCGACCGCGTGCTGGACATGTTCCGCACCGTGACCAACGTCGTGGGCGACAACACCTCCGGCGTGGTCGTGGCCGCCCTCGAAGGCGAGCTGGACCGCGAGATGTGCCGCACCCCCCTCGACCAGCTCGAGGACGCGGAACCCGCCACGGCCAACGCCTAG
- the thiS gene encoding sulfur carrier protein ThiS, producing the protein MDIVLNGEARTIPDNATVQELLDQLGLDPLTVVVEHNGDILPRETCTQTTLTQGDHLEVLRFVGGG; encoded by the coding sequence ATGGACATCGTACTCAACGGCGAGGCCCGGACCATTCCGGACAACGCCACCGTGCAGGAGCTGCTCGACCAACTGGGACTTGATCCCCTGACCGTGGTCGTGGAGCACAACGGGGACATCCTGCCCCGCGAGACATGCACGCAAACGACACTGACGCAGGGCGACCATCTGGAAGTCCTGCGCTTCGTGGGGGGAGGCTGA
- the thiH gene encoding 2-iminoacetate synthase ThiH, whose amino-acid sequence MTGFPELCATTMDRDLASFFARVTPDDVRRAMARSMPSADDFLTLLSPAAQGLLEEMAQRAHELTVRHFGRTMQIFTPLYLSNHCTNRCVYCGFNAGTGVARKRLTMDEVRAEGETIAASGQRQLLILTGDAPALAGVDYLERCTKILRGMFPSVTMEVFAMTEAEYARLAAAGIDGLTMFQETYDPVLYERLHPAGPKRDYAFRLGAPERGCRAGMRVVNVGALLGLSPDWRREAFLTGLHADYLQRHYPNTDVAISLPRMRPHAGHFQPATAVTDANLVQILLAQRIFLPFAGITISTREAPAFRDNIVPLGVTRMSAGVSTAVGGHASDDNADTVQFEISDHRGLAEFSTMLRSRGYQPVYKDWEPNAHVAGNRP is encoded by the coding sequence ATGACGGGCTTCCCGGAGCTGTGCGCCACAACCATGGACCGCGACCTCGCGTCGTTCTTCGCACGCGTCACGCCGGACGACGTCCGCCGCGCCATGGCCCGCAGCATGCCGTCGGCCGACGATTTCCTCACGCTGCTTTCTCCTGCGGCGCAAGGACTGCTGGAAGAAATGGCGCAGCGCGCCCACGAGCTGACGGTGCGCCACTTCGGGCGGACCATGCAGATATTCACCCCGCTCTACCTCTCGAACCACTGCACTAACCGCTGTGTATACTGCGGCTTCAACGCGGGCACCGGCGTGGCCCGCAAGCGGCTGACCATGGACGAGGTCCGCGCCGAGGGCGAGACCATCGCCGCCTCGGGCCAGCGCCAGCTCCTCATCCTGACGGGCGACGCCCCGGCTCTGGCGGGCGTGGACTATCTGGAGCGCTGCACAAAAATCCTGCGCGGGATGTTCCCCTCCGTGACCATGGAAGTCTTCGCCATGACCGAGGCTGAATACGCCCGGCTTGCGGCGGCGGGCATCGATGGGCTGACCATGTTCCAGGAGACCTACGATCCCGTGCTCTACGAGCGCCTGCACCCCGCCGGGCCGAAGCGGGACTACGCCTTCCGTCTCGGCGCACCGGAACGCGGATGCCGGGCCGGAATGCGCGTAGTGAACGTGGGGGCGCTTCTGGGCCTGTCCCCGGACTGGCGGCGCGAAGCCTTCCTGACCGGCCTGCACGCCGATTACCTCCAGCGGCACTACCCGAATACGGACGTGGCCATATCGCTTCCGCGCATGCGGCCGCACGCCGGGCACTTCCAGCCCGCCACCGCCGTCACGGACGCGAACCTCGTGCAGATTCTACTGGCCCAGCGCATCTTCCTGCCCTTCGCTGGCATCACCATCTCCACCCGAGAGGCTCCGGCCTTCCGCGACAACATCGTGCCCCTTGGCGTCACGCGCATGAGCGCCGGGGTCTCCACGGCCGTGGGCGGCCACGCATCGGACGACAACGCCGACACCGTGCAGTTCGAAATCTCGGACCATCGCGGCCTGGCGGAGTTCTCGACCATGCTGCGCTCGCGCGGGTATCAGCCCGTGTACAAAGACTGGGAGCCGAACGCGCACGTCGCGGGGAACCGCCCATGA
- the thiE gene encoding thiamine phosphate synthase — protein MTRPITRRTILDTDLYCLTAQRFSRGRSCIEVVRAMLDAGVTLVQYREKTKSAREKYKECLAIREMTRQAGAAFIVNDDVHIAMLVNADGVHVGQDDLPVESVRRLVGEDMAIGLSTHSPEQARAAVACGADYIGVGPVFRTFTKEDVCEPVGFTYLEWVAANVEIPFVAIGGIKEHNVADIVRRGARCVAMVTEITQAEDIGAKIDAIRRAMAEAKEHS, from the coding sequence ATGACCAGACCCATCACCCGGCGCACCATCCTCGACACGGACCTCTATTGCCTCACGGCACAGCGCTTCTCGCGCGGGCGGTCCTGCATCGAAGTGGTCCGCGCCATGCTGGACGCCGGGGTCACCCTCGTCCAGTACCGCGAAAAGACCAAATCCGCCCGCGAGAAATACAAGGAATGCCTCGCCATTCGGGAAATGACCCGCCAGGCCGGGGCGGCCTTCATCGTCAACGACGACGTGCACATCGCCATGCTCGTCAATGCGGACGGCGTGCATGTGGGGCAGGACGACCTGCCCGTGGAGTCCGTGCGCAGGCTCGTGGGCGAAGATATGGCCATCGGCCTGTCCACCCACTCGCCGGAGCAGGCGCGCGCCGCCGTGGCCTGCGGAGCGGACTACATCGGCGTCGGCCCGGTGTTTCGCACCTTCACCAAGGAGGACGTCTGCGAGCCGGTGGGCTTTACGTATCTGGAATGGGTCGCCGCCAACGTGGAGATTCCCTTCGTGGCCATAGGCGGCATCAAGGAACACAACGTGGCCGACATCGTGCGCCGTGGCGCGCGTTGCGTGGCCATGGTCACAGAAATCACGCAGGCCGAGGACATCGGCGCGAAAATAGACGCCATCCGCCGCGCCATGGCGGAGGCGAAGGAGCACTCATGA
- a CDS encoding thiazole synthase produces MDDRLEIGGVQLDSRLFIGTGKYGDDALIPAVAEASGAQVITVALRRVDLGAPTGNVMDHIPSGMRLLPNTSGARTAEEAVRIARLARAAGCGDWIKIEVISDSRHLLPDGYETARVTEILAKEGFVVLPYMNPDLYVARTLADAGAAAVMPLGAPIGTNRGLRTKEMIAILIDDQRLPVIVDAGLGRPSQACEAMEMGAAACLVNTGIASSADPVRMARAFGDAVRAGREAFLAGAGATRTTASASSPLTGFLEARP; encoded by the coding sequence ATGGACGATCGTTTGGAAATCGGCGGAGTGCAACTCGACAGCCGTCTGTTCATCGGCACGGGCAAATACGGCGACGACGCGCTGATCCCCGCCGTGGCCGAGGCCTCGGGCGCACAGGTCATCACCGTGGCCCTGCGCCGGGTGGATCTCGGCGCGCCAACAGGCAACGTCATGGACCACATCCCCTCGGGCATGCGGCTTCTGCCCAACACCTCCGGCGCGCGCACCGCCGAGGAGGCCGTGCGCATCGCTCGCCTCGCCCGCGCCGCCGGATGCGGAGACTGGATCAAGATCGAGGTCATCTCAGACAGCCGCCACCTGCTGCCCGACGGCTACGAGACGGCACGCGTCACGGAAATCCTCGCCAAGGAAGGCTTTGTGGTCCTGCCCTACATGAACCCGGACCTCTACGTGGCGCGGACCCTCGCCGACGCGGGGGCGGCAGCGGTGATGCCGCTCGGTGCGCCCATCGGCACCAACCGGGGTCTGCGCACCAAGGAGATGATCGCCATCCTCATCGACGACCAGCGCCTGCCGGTCATCGTGGACGCCGGTCTGGGCAGGCCGTCGCAGGCCTGCGAGGCCATGGAGATGGGCGCGGCGGCCTGTCTGGTCAACACGGGCATCGCCTCCAGCGCGGACCCGGTGCGCATGGCACGAGCCTTTGGCGATGCCGTGCGCGCGGGCCGCGAGGCCTTCCTCGCCGGAGCCGGAGCCACACGGACCACGGCCAGCGCATCCTCGCCGCTGACAGGATTTCTGGAGGCCCGGCCATGA
- a CDS encoding ABC transporter substrate-binding protein, translating into MRHGCQRFGWTGNPRFDASACWRIAFARCAVLLCACVVVALAACPALAREKVRLQLKWHHQFQFAGYYAAVEKGFYADEGFDVELVEGGPDIDPVAEVVAGRAEYGVGTAQIVLDFIHGAQIVLLAAIQQHSPFVIMVRSDSGISRPRELVGRRFMYRHSMSKALLLMLLHDGVEEGQVLLDRGDDRVEALVEGRVDAVAAYMSNEPFLVRERGVPVVLIQPRSYGVDFYGDCLFASRAETRAHADRARRFRRATLRGWNYALDNVEEMIGVVHDHYDGSRSRAHLRYEAECLRGLILPALVEMGDLCPQRLRHIADAFAEAGLAPQGCSLDGLVIREGLHSPLRDLNRVLLVAFSVAVVGLAAALGMYVFSVRLKRGIAERTQELEETNELLLGEIGDRAAAEEALRRSEAKFRALFDQTYQFCALLSPEGTVQMVNRTALEFIGVEARDIEGHPFWDTPWWNQSPLAQERVREGLLLAARGSVVCDEAEHVTAQGEARVIDFSIKPVSDADGHVVYILAEGRDITDRKRAAEETRRLRAVLQNVMDSLPSVLVSVDRQGRLALWNRNAAEVAGLTEGHLGMPLEQAFALMAERMDRVHAVAAGGEAFVEVAVATNGGERHVDVAVYPLGADKGAVVRIEDVTDRVRIQQRMIQTEKMMSVGGLAAGMAHEINNPLGIILQSGQNLRRRFSEDLPINREVAARHGVDLVGVAAYMQERGIVRYLDAIAEAGQRAARIVSSMLDFTRTPERGRGSFRMNELLDSALALAAGDSGLRTKCGFDAIAIQRQYDPDLPEVPCSRGQIEQVFLNVIRNAAEALSRGKKGDEPVITVSTAARSGFVRVTVADNGPGMDAQTVRRVFEPFFTTKPPGEGTGLGLSVAYFIVTATHGGRFRVESEPGRGTAFIVELPREG; encoded by the coding sequence ATGCGTCATGGATGCCAACGTTTCGGATGGACCGGCAATCCGCGTTTCGACGCAAGCGCCTGCTGGCGCATCGCATTTGCGCGGTGCGCGGTGCTGCTGTGCGCGTGTGTGGTCGTCGCGCTCGCCGCATGCCCGGCGCTGGCGCGGGAGAAGGTCCGTCTGCAACTCAAGTGGCATCACCAGTTCCAGTTTGCGGGGTACTACGCCGCCGTGGAGAAGGGGTTCTACGCCGATGAGGGGTTTGACGTGGAACTTGTTGAGGGTGGGCCGGACATCGACCCCGTGGCCGAGGTGGTGGCCGGGCGGGCGGAGTATGGCGTCGGCACCGCGCAGATCGTCCTTGATTTCATCCATGGCGCGCAGATCGTGCTTCTTGCCGCCATCCAGCAGCATTCCCCCTTCGTGATCATGGTCCGTAGCGACTCGGGCATCAGCCGCCCCCGCGAACTCGTGGGGCGGCGTTTCATGTATAGGCATTCCATGAGCAAGGCGCTTCTGCTCATGCTGCTGCATGATGGCGTCGAGGAGGGGCAGGTGCTGCTCGATCGCGGCGATGACCGCGTGGAGGCGCTGGTGGAGGGGCGCGTGGATGCCGTGGCGGCCTACATGAGCAACGAGCCGTTCCTCGTGCGCGAGCGGGGAGTGCCCGTGGTGCTTATCCAGCCGCGAAGCTACGGCGTGGACTTCTACGGCGACTGCCTGTTCGCCTCCCGTGCGGAGACGCGTGCACACGCCGATAGGGCGCGGCGATTCAGGCGGGCCACGCTACGCGGATGGAACTACGCCCTCGACAACGTCGAGGAGATGATCGGTGTGGTGCACGACCACTACGACGGGTCACGCAGCCGTGCGCACCTGCGTTACGAGGCGGAATGCCTGCGTGGGCTCATTCTGCCGGCCCTTGTGGAGATGGGCGACCTGTGTCCGCAACGCCTGCGGCACATCGCCGATGCCTTCGCCGAGGCCGGGCTTGCGCCGCAAGGATGTTCCCTCGACGGATTGGTGATTCGCGAGGGGTTGCATTCGCCCCTGCGTGATCTGAACAGGGTGCTTCTGGTGGCCTTTTCGGTCGCGGTGGTCGGACTGGCCGCCGCGCTCGGAATGTACGTGTTCAGCGTCCGGCTCAAGCGGGGCATCGCCGAACGCACGCAGGAACTGGAGGAGACCAACGAGCTTCTGCTTGGTGAGATAGGGGACCGCGCCGCCGCTGAGGAGGCCTTGCGCCGCAGCGAGGCCAAGTTCCGGGCGCTCTTCGACCAGACCTACCAGTTCTGCGCGCTACTCTCGCCGGAGGGAACGGTGCAGATGGTGAACCGCACGGCGCTGGAGTTCATCGGCGTCGAGGCGCGGGACATCGAGGGCCATCCCTTCTGGGACACGCCGTGGTGGAACCAGTCGCCTCTGGCGCAGGAGCGGGTTCGCGAGGGGCTGCTTCTGGCCGCGCGGGGGAGCGTGGTCTGCGACGAGGCCGAGCACGTGACCGCGCAGGGCGAGGCGCGGGTTATCGATTTCTCCATCAAGCCCGTGTCTGATGCGGACGGGCACGTCGTGTACATCCTGGCCGAGGGACGTGACATCACCGATCGCAAGCGCGCGGCCGAGGAGACGCGACGTCTGCGGGCCGTGCTCCAGAACGTCATGGATTCGCTCCCCTCGGTGCTGGTGTCGGTGGACAGGCAGGGGCGGCTGGCCCTGTGGAACCGCAACGCGGCGGAGGTGGCGGGGCTGACGGAGGGACATTTGGGCATGCCGCTGGAGCAGGCCTTTGCGCTCATGGCCGAGCGTATGGATAGGGTTCACGCCGTGGCTGCTGGGGGCGAGGCGTTCGTGGAGGTGGCCGTGGCGACGAACGGCGGGGAGCGGCATGTTGACGTGGCCGTGTATCCGCTGGGAGCCGACAAGGGGGCCGTGGTGCGCATCGAGGATGTCACCGATCGGGTGCGCATCCAGCAGCGGATGATCCAGACCGAGAAGATGATGAGCGTTGGCGGGCTGGCCGCAGGCATGGCCCATGAGATCAACAATCCGTTGGGCATCATCCTCCAGAGCGGCCAGAATTTGCGCAGGCGTTTCTCCGAGGATCTGCCGATCAACCGCGAGGTGGCCGCGCGGCATGGCGTGGACCTCGTTGGCGTTGCGGCCTACATGCAAGAGCGCGGGATTGTGCGCTATCTCGACGCCATCGCCGAGGCCGGGCAACGAGCCGCGCGTATCGTCAGTTCCATGCTCGATTTCACCCGGACTCCGGAGCGCGGACGAGGTTCGTTTCGCATGAACGAGCTGCTCGATTCCGCTTTGGCGCTGGCGGCTGGCGATTCTGGCCTGCGCACGAAGTGCGGCTTCGACGCAATTGCCATCCAGCGGCAGTACGATCCCGATCTGCCGGAGGTGCCATGCTCGCGCGGGCAGATTGAGCAGGTGTTCCTCAATGTGATCCGCAACGCGGCGGAGGCGCTGTCGCGAGGCAAAAAGGGGGACGAGCCGGTCATTACCGTGTCCACGGCGGCCCGCAGCGGCTTCGTGCGCGTTACCGTGGCGGACAACGGGCCGGGCATGGACGCGCAGACCGTGCGGCGGGTGTTCGAACCGTTTTTCACCACCAAGCCGCCCGGAGAGGGCACGGGGCTTGGGCTGTCCGTGGCCTACTTCATCGTCACGGCGACCCATGGCGGGCGCTTTCGAGTGGAGTCCGAACCGGGGCGCGGAACGGCCTTCATCGTGGAACTGCCGCGAGAGGGCTAG
- a CDS encoding aldehyde ferredoxin oxidoreductase N-terminal domain-containing protein has product MIQKSSTFRVLRVHLDTGVAEATLFDGRREHLGGSGLAAALFGAYGAAGLPAGHPEQPVIFAIGPLTGLFPLMSKVVCGFMSPYHGQYTESHAGGRLGMALARSGWDALVFTGVAPGTSVACVDCGGVALWPAPELRGRDVFSTLDAMHERLGDRAARASMCCIGPAAENGCTYGCVTVDTHRHFGRLGAGTALASKGLKAFAVLGDGRIERPKSASYRALVAELAKAAATSPLMGKYRNPGTAGIVESINALGALPWRNLEDSADTGAERITGEALMKTVFVGKAACSGCTAACIHLARVERPFCAAPADPDRISYDYEHIFALGSMLGVTDPHDVMGLILCVERQGLDIMSCGVSLAWATEASERGLVGLRETLVPLSFGDAPSYARAIGFLGSCATPFYAALGRGAAHAAGEYGGKEFACVLGQEMSGYATGEVFFAAQALNFRHSHLDNLCYCYDYEHFERDPQAAVRVLIDDERRRTLVNCMVGCMFGRKIYTTDVFATCLGEVGLGDIAQDLRGAATRVQRLRWRTRAATGYDPRTVRIPKRFGKVVTARGPVDPVYMEAVRSAYASAILELCAPEAASGDIAAKTLGGVSR; this is encoded by the coding sequence ATGATACAGAAGTCCAGCACGTTTCGCGTTCTGCGCGTCCATCTCGATACCGGCGTTGCCGAGGCGACGCTCTTCGATGGACGGCGCGAGCACCTCGGGGGCAGCGGCCTTGCCGCGGCCCTGTTCGGTGCGTACGGCGCGGCTGGACTTCCCGCCGGGCACCCCGAACAGCCGGTGATCTTCGCCATCGGCCCGCTGACGGGGCTCTTTCCCCTCATGAGCAAGGTGGTCTGCGGTTTCATGTCGCCCTATCACGGGCAGTACACGGAATCGCACGCCGGGGGGCGGCTGGGCATGGCCCTTGCCCGCTCCGGCTGGGACGCGCTGGTCTTCACCGGCGTGGCCCCGGGAACCTCCGTCGCCTGCGTGGACTGTGGCGGTGTGGCCCTGTGGCCCGCGCCCGAGTTGCGCGGGCGAGACGTCTTCTCCACCCTCGACGCCATGCACGAACGCCTCGGCGATCGCGCCGCCCGCGCCTCAATGTGCTGCATCGGTCCCGCCGCCGAGAACGGCTGCACCTACGGTTGCGTCACCGTTGATACCCATCGCCATTTCGGCCGCCTCGGCGCGGGAACCGCGCTGGCGTCCAAGGGCCTCAAGGCCTTTGCCGTGCTTGGCGACGGGCGCATCGAGCGTCCGAAGAGCGCGTCCTATAGGGCGCTCGTCGCGGAACTCGCCAAGGCGGCGGCGACCTCCCCGCTCATGGGCAAGTACCGCAATCCAGGTACGGCGGGCATCGTGGAGTCCATCAATGCCCTTGGCGCGTTGCCGTGGCGCAACCTCGAGGACAGCGCGGATACCGGGGCGGAGCGCATTACCGGCGAGGCGCTCATGAAGACCGTCTTCGTGGGCAAGGCCGCCTGCTCCGGATGCACGGCCGCCTGCATCCATCTCGCCCGCGTGGAACGTCCGTTCTGCGCCGCCCCCGCCGATCCGGACCGCATCAGCTACGACTACGAGCATATCTTCGCCCTCGGCTCCATGCTTGGCGTGACGGACCCGCACGATGTGATGGGGCTCATCCTCTGCGTGGAGCGGCAGGGGCTGGACATCATGAGCTGCGGCGTGTCGCTGGCGTGGGCCACCGAGGCCAGCGAGCGCGGGCTGGTGGGGCTTCGCGAGACGCTGGTGCCCCTGTCCTTCGGCGATGCGCCGTCCTACGCGCGGGCTATCGGCTTTCTCGGGTCGTGCGCCACGCCATTCTATGCGGCCCTTGGCCGGGGCGCGGCCCATGCCGCTGGCGAGTACGGCGGCAAGGAGTTCGCCTGCGTGCTGGGGCAGGAGATGTCCGGCTACGCCACGGGCGAGGTCTTCTTTGCCGCGCAGGCCCTCAATTTTCGCCATTCACACCTGGACAACCTCTGCTACTGCTACGACTACGAGCACTTCGAGCGCGACCCGCAGGCCGCCGTCAGGGTGCTTATCGACGACGAACGCCGCCGCACGCTGGTCAACTGTATGGTGGGCTGCATGTTCGGGCGCAAGATCTACACCACCGACGTCTTCGCCACCTGCCTCGGCGAGGTGGGCCTTGGCGATATCGCGCAGGATCTGCGTGGCGCGGCTACCCGCGTGCAGCGCCTGCGCTGGCGCACCCGCGCCGCCACGGGCTACGACCCCCGCACGGTGCGCATCCCCAAGCGTTTCGGCAAGGTGGTTACCGCGCGCGGCCCCGTGGACCCCGTGTACATGGAGGCCGTGCGCAGTGCCTATGCCTCCGCCATCCTCGAATTGTGCGCCCCCGAGGCGGCTTCCGGCGACATCGCCGCGAAGACCCTCGGTGGCGTCTCCCGCTAG
- the thiF gene encoding sulfur carrier protein ThiS adenylyltransferase ThiF, which translates to MNAVTQGLARHIGANALAALGRVRVGIAGAGGLGSNCAMHLVRSGFTHLTLCDFDSVDASNLNRQFFFASQTGMPKVDALADNLRAIRPDLHLDLHRERLDESSAPRILAGCDAVVECLDDARAKAMLATTIGPKIGLYVGASGIAGCNAARRMDVTRFAATMFIVGDMRSSCDELPPLSPGVGMAAAMQAEIVLAHFLKEHRA; encoded by the coding sequence ATGAACGCCGTGACGCAGGGCTTAGCCCGGCACATCGGCGCAAACGCGCTGGCCGCGCTGGGCCGCGTCCGCGTGGGCATCGCGGGTGCGGGCGGCCTTGGCTCCAACTGCGCCATGCACCTCGTGCGCAGCGGCTTCACGCACCTGACGCTGTGCGACTTCGACAGCGTGGACGCCTCCAACCTCAACCGGCAGTTCTTCTTCGCCAGCCAGACCGGTATGCCCAAGGTGGACGCGCTGGCCGACAACCTGCGCGCCATCCGCCCGGACCTCCACCTCGACCTCCATCGCGAACGCCTCGACGAATCGAGCGCGCCGCGCATCCTCGCGGGCTGCGATGCGGTGGTCGAATGCCTCGACGACGCACGTGCCAAGGCCATGCTCGCCACGACCATCGGCCCGAAGATCGGCCTCTACGTCGGGGCCAGCGGCATAGCGGGCTGCAATGCGGCGCGGCGCATGGACGTCACGCGCTTCGCAGCCACCATGTTCATCGTGGGCGACATGCGGTCCTCGTGCGACGAGCTGCCGCCGCTCTCCCCCGGCGTGGGCATGGCAGCGGCCATGCAGGCCGAGATCGTACTCGCCCACTTCCTGAAGGAGCACCGCGCATGA
- a CDS encoding HD domain-containing phosphohydrolase, which translates to MNDETPTVLCIDDEDMIRQSIGDYLEDSGYRVLQANNGRTGLEVFRADPPDIILVDLRMPEMDGLEVLSHVTKEAPEVPILVVSGTGVLEDSIEALRRGAWDYVTKPIEDMAVLAHSMDKALERARLRRENRLYHEHLEREVQRRTAQLKTEMLERIRAEKELAQQRQEILETQKEFIFLLGGVVETRSKETANHVRRMAEFTYLLAKGCGLDDEEARMVRMIAPMHDVGKIGIPDSILLKPGRLTPEEYEVIKTHTNIGYTILSVSPKRIMRAAAIMAYQHHERWNGSGYPQGLVGEGIHLYGRIGAMADVFDALLSKRVYKEPWSMSRITDYFAEHKGSMFDPQLVEVFMSLRDDLLAVREAYPDDSDEAVFLKPSASNNSNS; encoded by the coding sequence ATGAACGACGAGACCCCCACAGTTTTGTGCATCGACGACGAGGATATGATTCGCCAGAGCATCGGCGACTACCTCGAAGACAGCGGGTACCGGGTGCTTCAGGCCAACAACGGCCGTACCGGACTCGAGGTCTTCCGCGCCGACCCGCCGGACATCATCCTCGTCGACCTGCGCATGCCCGAGATGGACGGGCTGGAAGTGCTCTCCCATGTCACCAAGGAGGCGCCGGAGGTTCCCATTCTCGTCGTATCGGGCACGGGCGTGCTGGAGGACTCCATCGAGGCGCTCAGGCGCGGCGCATGGGACTATGTGACCAAGCCCATCGAGGACATGGCCGTCCTGGCCCACTCCATGGACAAGGCGCTAGAACGCGCCCGCCTGCGCAGGGAGAACCGTCTCTACCACGAGCACCTCGAACGCGAGGTGCAGCGCCGCACAGCACAGCTCAAGACCGAGATGCTCGAACGCATCCGCGCGGAAAAGGAACTGGCCCAGCAGCGACAGGAAATCCTCGAAACCCAGAAGGAATTCATCTTCCTGCTCGGCGGCGTGGTGGAAACGCGCTCCAAGGAGACGGCCAACCACGTTCGCCGCATGGCGGAATTCACCTACCTGCTGGCCAAGGGATGCGGACTGGACGATGAGGAAGCGCGCATGGTGCGCATGATCGCCCCCATGCACGACGTGGGAAAGATCGGCATCCCGGACTCCATCCTGCTCAAGCCCGGCCGCCTCACGCCCGAGGAATATGAGGTCATCAAGACCCACACCAACATCGGCTACACAATCTTGAGCGTCTCGCCAAAGCGCATCATGCGCGCGGCAGCCATCATGGCCTACCAGCACCACGAGCGCTGGAACGGCTCCGGCTATCCGCAAGGCCTCGTCGGCGAGGGCATCCACCTCTACGGACGCATCGGCGCCATGGCCGACGTGTTCGACGCCCTGCTCTCCAAGCGCGTGTACAAGGAACCGTGGAGCATGTCCCGCATCACGGACTACTTCGCCGAGCACAAGGGCAGCATGTTCGATCCGCAGTTGGTCGAGGTCTTCATGAGCCTGCGCGACGACCTGCTCGCCGTGCGCGAAGCCTACCCCGACGATTCCGACGAAGCCGTCTTCCTCAAGCCCTCCGCATCCAACAACTCCAACAGCTAG